The Pseudarthrobacter sulfonivorans genome includes a window with the following:
- a CDS encoding lipid kinase: protein MKAARDARSAAVVINAGSRRGAAPELAVDTMRKAGVPISAVHHVLSGADLAGTLDRVLADGHDLVVVGGGDGTVSYAAGRVAGTDVVLGVLPLGTANDFARTLEIPNNLAEACATIADGKVVDIDLGRANGEPFLNVASAGLSVAVTEALSPRLKRYIGPLAYSIATLTAYARHKAFRARLEFPDGDHEPIELDSLLQVAVGNGRHYGGGNTVSPTAGIDDHTLDIYAILAGPLREHVSIARLLKDGSFIKHDRVYHLTTRRVRLVTDQPLPVNLDGEIATATPTDFTVQRNAVHVVVPQSSTSALFDGPGAADWSSI from the coding sequence ATGAAAGCTGCCCGGGACGCACGCTCTGCCGCCGTTGTGATCAACGCCGGATCACGCCGAGGGGCGGCACCCGAACTTGCCGTGGACACGATGCGAAAGGCAGGCGTGCCCATCTCTGCCGTGCACCACGTGCTGTCGGGGGCAGACCTGGCCGGGACGCTTGATCGGGTGCTTGCGGACGGGCACGACCTGGTCGTAGTTGGTGGCGGCGACGGGACAGTGTCCTACGCCGCCGGTCGGGTTGCCGGCACCGACGTTGTGCTCGGCGTTCTTCCCCTGGGCACCGCCAACGACTTCGCCCGCACACTGGAGATACCCAACAACCTTGCCGAGGCCTGCGCCACCATCGCAGACGGGAAAGTAGTGGACATCGACCTCGGCCGGGCCAACGGTGAGCCATTCCTCAACGTCGCGTCCGCGGGCTTGTCCGTGGCAGTTACCGAAGCTCTCAGCCCCCGCCTGAAGCGATACATCGGGCCATTGGCGTACAGCATCGCCACGCTGACGGCTTATGCCAGGCACAAGGCGTTCCGGGCCCGTCTCGAGTTCCCCGACGGGGACCACGAGCCGATTGAGCTCGACAGCCTCCTTCAGGTAGCCGTCGGCAATGGCCGGCATTACGGCGGCGGCAACACGGTCTCCCCCACGGCAGGGATCGACGACCACACCCTGGACATCTACGCCATCCTGGCGGGGCCACTCCGGGAGCATGTGAGTATCGCGCGGTTGCTCAAGGACGGAAGCTTCATCAAACACGATCGGGTGTACCACCTGACCACCAGACGTGTCCGGCTGGTCACCGACCAGCCGCTGCCGGTGAATCTCGACGGCGAGATTGCGACCGCCACGCCCACTGACTTCACCGTCCAGCGCAACGCCGTCCACGTCGTGGTGCCCCAGAGCAGCACCAGCGCGCTGTTCGACGGACCGGGCGCCGCGGACTGGTCGTCCATTTGA
- a CDS encoding pentapeptide repeat-containing protein yields MQDILIAFLLGVILLVGQSWLDDQRSDRELKAATTTADEADRRENLRFVRERSTTQAAERPFHSLDLADQNLSGLLMSGADLANANLSSARLDGTDLTNALLVEADLGRANLRNAILKNANLTRANLTGARFEGVNLAGADLSSATGLSDAYLSSFGAQAKLNLTGVKLIGVSLDRTNFTFTDLTNADLTNARLFHAFLIGTNFRGATLTNAFLGGADISGADFRDADLSGAHIGSVKYIGGFCYNSATVWPAGFSPPASRCP; encoded by the coding sequence GTGCAAGACATACTCATTGCCTTCTTACTTGGTGTCATCCTGCTCGTCGGCCAGTCGTGGCTTGACGATCAGAGGTCGGATCGCGAGCTAAAAGCTGCCACGACCACGGCAGACGAAGCGGACAGGCGAGAGAATCTCCGCTTCGTAAGGGAACGATCGACAACGCAGGCGGCGGAGAGACCCTTTCACTCATTGGACTTGGCCGATCAAAACTTGTCAGGCCTTCTTATGAGTGGAGCTGACCTTGCAAATGCGAACCTCTCCTCTGCCAGGCTCGATGGTACAGACCTCACCAACGCCTTGCTTGTGGAAGCCGATCTTGGAAGGGCGAACCTACGTAACGCTATCCTCAAGAATGCCAACCTGACACGCGCAAACCTTACTGGTGCAAGGTTTGAAGGCGTCAACCTCGCTGGAGCTGACCTTAGCTCCGCAACCGGCTTGTCGGACGCCTATCTGTCCAGTTTCGGGGCGCAAGCAAAGCTGAATCTGACCGGGGTGAAACTCATAGGGGTCTCACTGGACAGAACAAACTTTACTTTTACGGACCTGACCAATGCAGACCTTACAAACGCGAGGCTTTTCCACGCCTTCCTCATTGGCACCAATTTCAGAGGGGCGACGCTTACGAACGCATTTCTCGGCGGGGCTGACATCTCAGGAGCTGACTTCAGAGACGCGGACCTCAGCGGCGCACACATCGGATCAGTAAAATATATCGGGGGATTTTGTTATAACTCCGCGACTGTCTGGCCTGCCGGCTTTTCACCACCCGCTAGCCGTTGCCCGTGA
- a CDS encoding LacI family DNA-binding transcriptional regulator, whose product MVTIRDVAVHAGVSPATVSRVVNGLVGYSEETRERVEDAVRKLSYETDSLARGLKTRQTSVIGLLAPMVSDALASQVMQGVEEEAQERGYAVMLGRTGAKSAYIASYLRTLRTYRAAGVILVSAVIKPEIRQLLGPTVPVISVAISDKSGSPSVAIDDEKAAYDATRHLLKLGHRRIGLLTGDPDSIFVAQPRQRGYLKAMAEAKCEPVTATGNFFYESGAPGLDHLLQQDPGLTAIFAVSDEMAAAVVNELQKRGRRVPEDVSVLGFDNTSTALHVHPPLSTMAQPLEEMGRMAVKKLLRSRDLGPRIMPHKLIERGSTAPPPPTQQT is encoded by the coding sequence GTGGTAACCATCAGGGACGTCGCCGTGCACGCGGGCGTATCCCCCGCCACCGTCTCCCGGGTGGTCAACGGCCTTGTGGGCTATTCGGAAGAGACCCGCGAGCGCGTGGAGGACGCGGTCCGGAAGCTCAGCTACGAAACCGATTCCCTGGCACGTGGCCTTAAGACCCGGCAGACCTCGGTCATCGGACTGCTCGCACCCATGGTGTCCGACGCACTCGCCTCCCAGGTGATGCAGGGCGTGGAGGAGGAGGCCCAGGAGCGCGGCTACGCCGTCATGCTGGGCCGCACCGGCGCCAAATCCGCCTACATCGCCAGCTACCTGCGGACCCTGCGCACCTACCGGGCAGCCGGCGTCATCCTGGTCTCGGCCGTAATCAAGCCCGAGATCCGGCAGCTGCTGGGACCCACCGTCCCGGTCATCTCCGTGGCCATCAGCGACAAGTCGGGCTCACCCAGTGTGGCCATCGACGACGAAAAAGCAGCCTATGACGCCACCCGTCACCTGCTCAAACTCGGCCACCGCCGCATCGGGCTGCTCACCGGCGACCCCGACTCCATCTTCGTTGCCCAACCCCGGCAGCGCGGATACCTCAAGGCCATGGCCGAGGCAAAGTGTGAACCCGTCACCGCCACGGGCAACTTCTTCTACGAAAGCGGCGCCCCCGGCCTGGACCACCTGCTGCAGCAGGACCCCGGCCTCACCGCCATCTTCGCCGTCAGCGACGAGATGGCCGCCGCCGTGGTGAACGAACTGCAAAAGCGCGGCCGCCGCGTCCCGGAAGACGTCTCCGTCCTCGGCTTCGACAACACCTCCACCGCCCTGCACGTCCACCCGCCCCTGAGCACCATGGCCCAGCCGCTGGAGGAAATGGGCCGGATGGCCGTCAAGAAACTCCTCCGCTCCCGCGACCTCGGGCCGCGGATCATGCCCCACAAACTCATCGAACGCGGCTCCACCGCCCCGCCGCCGCCCACCCAACAGACCTAA